A stretch of Vigna angularis cultivar LongXiaoDou No.4 chromosome 4, ASM1680809v1, whole genome shotgun sequence DNA encodes these proteins:
- the LOC108342314 gene encoding E3 ubiquitin-protein ligase ATL23, producing MIDSVLLALFLPCLGMSAVFIVYMCLLWYATTRHHPPGNALPVKQVADKGLSSLELEKLPKITGKELVLGTECAVCLDEIEGEQPARLVPGCNHGFHVHCADTWLSNHPLCPVCRTKLDPQIFSSNIP from the coding sequence ATGATTGATTCGGTTCTTCTCGCGCTTTTCTTGCCCTGCCTCGGTATGAGTGCGGTTTTCATCGTTTACATGTGCCTTCTGTGGTACGCCACCACCCGCCACCACCCCCCTGGTAACGCCTTACCGGTGAAGCAGGTCGCTGACAAGGGTCTCTCTTCCCTAGAGCTAGAGAAGCTTCCTAAAATTACCGGCAAAGAACTGGTCTTGGGCACTGAATGCGCCGTCTGCCTCGACGAGATCGAAGGCGAGCAACCGGCTAGACTGGTTCCTGGTTGCAACCATGGCTTCCATGTCCATTGCGCTGATACATGGCTCTCCAATCACCCACTTTGTCCTGTATGTAGGACGAAACTCGATCCTCAAATTTTCAGTTCTAATATTCCCTGA
- the LOC108341985 gene encoding uncharacterized protein LOC108341985 codes for MVRTTTLVLVGFQVLVTLLSAGADYIPPSRFDGFVYGKGSLNLLDTVLIEAFYDPVCPDSRDSWPSLKQALHHYGSRVSLLLHLLPLPYHDNAFVASRALHIASNLNASATFPLLEWFFKHQEKFYGPNTRNLSRASIVEEIVKSATQVLGRSYYKAIKNGFNDTNTDHQTRVSFKYAASRGVYGTPFFYVNGFLLSDTGDAIDYKAWRKVIDPLVGTKKSIQNTESLHFFL; via the exons ATGGTGCGGACGACAACATTGGTATTGGTTGGTTTTCAGGTTTTGGTTACTCTGTTGAGTGCTGGTGCCGATTACATACCGCCTTCAAGATTTGACGGCTTCGTCTACGGAAAAGGGTCGTTGAATTTATTGGATACGGTTTTGATCGAAGCGTTTTATGATCCAGTGTGCCCAGACAGCAGGGATTCATGGCCCTCACTCAAACAAGCTCTTCATCACTACGGTTCTCGGGTTTCACTTCTTCTTCACCTATTACCTCTTCC ATATCACGACAATGCTTTTGTTGCGTCTCGTGCTTTGCACATAGCGAGCAATTTGAACGCATCTGCGACTTTCCCCTTGCTGGAGTGGTTCTTCAAGCATCAG GAGAAATTCTATGGGCCTAACACACGGAACTTGTCTAGGGCTTCTATTGTGGAGGAGATAGTGAAGTCTGCAACACAAGTTCTTGGGAGGTCTTATTATAAAGCTATAAAGAATGGCTTCAATGACACAAATACTGATCATCAGACCAGAGTTTCTTTTAAG TATGCTGCTTCGAGAGGGGTGTATGGAACACCTTTTTTCTATGTCAATGGATTCTTGCTGTCTGATACTGGAGATGCCATTGACTACAAGGCTTGGAGGAAGGTCATTGACCCATTGGTTGGTACCAAGAAGAGTATCCAAAATACAGAGTCTCTTCATTTCTTCTTGTAA
- the LOC108343341 gene encoding probable 26S proteasome non-ATPase regulatory subunit 3 — translation MTQDLEMKDRSIPSNSVSSPAPSTLQHLREIASLIETGSYSKEVRRIARAVRLTIVLRRKLTSSIISSFLDHVFTPGSEAHAKLSAYLPKEDDHEMEVDAATSAIQTPAKHLLPELEIYCYLLVLLFLIDKKKYNEAKACSSASIVWLKNTNRRTVDVIASRLYFYYSYSYELTGDLAEIRSNLLALHRIATLRHDELGQETLLNLLLRNYLHYNLYDQAEKLRSKAPRFEAHSNQQFCRYLFYLGKIRTIQLEYTDAKESLLQAARKAPVAARGFRIQCNKWAVIVRLLLGEIPERTVFMQKGMEKALRPYFELTNAVRIGDLELFRNIADKFATTFNADRTHNLIVRLRHNVIRTGLRNISISYSRISLADVAKKLRLNSPNPIADAESIVAKAIRDGAIDATLDHANGWMVSKETGDIYSTNEPQLAFNSRIAFCLNMHNEAVRALRFPPNTHKEKESAEKRRERQQQEQELAKHIAEEDDDDF, via the exons ATGACTCAAGATCTCGAGATGAAGGATCGCTCAATACCTTCCAACTCCGTTTCTTCACCTGCTCCGTCTACTCTGCAGC ATTTGAGGGAGATAGCGTCGCTTATCGAGACCGGTTCGTACTCGAAGGAAGTCCGTAGAATTGCTCGTGCTGTTCGCCTTACAATTGTGTTGAGGCGTAAATTAACATCGTCGATTATCTCGTCTTTTCTTGATCATGTGTTCACTCCTGGTTCTGAAGCTCATGCCAAATTGTCTGCGTATCTTCCCAAG GAGGATGATCACGAGATGGAAGTGGATGCCGCAACTTCTGCAATTCAAACTCCAGCTAAACACTTGTTGCCCGAGCTAGAAATCTACTGTTACCTTCTTGTACTACTTTTTctgattgataaaaaaaaatacaatgag GCCAAAGCCTGTTCCTCAGCTAGCATTGTTTGGCTGAAGAACACAAACAGGAGAACTGTTGATGTTATTGCATCCAGactgtatttttattattcatatagCTATGAGCTTACGGGAGATCTTGCTGAAATCCGTAG CAACCTCCTTGCATTGCACCGAATTGCCACCCTTCGCCATGACGAGTTGGGCCAG GAAACACTTCTTAATTTGTTACTCCGTAACTACCTTCACTACAATCTATATGATCAAGCCGAAAAGTTGAGGTCTAAGGCTCCTCGATTTGAAGCGCATTCAAACCAACAG TTCTGTCGTTACCTCTTCTACCTTGGGAAAATTCGGACAATTCAATTGGAGTATACAGATGCAAAAGAGTCTCTCCTGCAGGCTGCCCGGAAAGCTCCAGTTGCTGCACGGGGTTTTCGTATTCAATGTAACAAGTGGGCTGTGATAGTTCGGTTACTGTTGGGAGAAATACCTGAGCGCACTGTCTTTATGCAGAAAGGAATGGAAAAAGCTTTAAGGCCTTACTTTGAGCTTACAAAT GCTGTACGGATTGGAGACTTGGAACTGTTTAGGAATATTGCAGACAAGTTTGCCACTACCTTTAATGCAGATAGAACCCATAATTTGATTGTTCGATTGCGGCATAATGTTATCAGGACTGGTTTACGTAACATCAGCATCTCCTATTCCCGCATCTCTCTAGCTGATGTTGCTAAAAAGCTGAGGTTGAACTCTCCAAATCCTATTGCTGATGCCGAGAGCATTGTTGCAAAGGCTATTCGTGATGGTGCAATTGATGCTACATTGGATCATGCCAACGGGTGGATGGTGTCCAAGGAAACCGGAGATATTTACTCGACAAATGAGCCTCAATTGGCCTTTAATTCTCGAATTGCATTCTGTCTTAACATGCACAATGAGGCAGTACGAGCACTTCGTTTTCCACCAAACACACACAAAGAGAAGGAGAGTGCTGAAAAGAGGAGAGAAAGACAACAACAAGAGCAGGAGCTGGCTAAGCATATTGCAGAGGAGGATGACGACGATTTCTGA